One part of the Pannonibacter sp. XCT-53 genome encodes these proteins:
- a CDS encoding FtsB family cell division protein, with amino-acid sequence MPATTRQRKKSILRRLVIPAVAMAVLGYFGFHSVSGEFGIAGRERIEREVAALEAQLAELRYEREHLATRVSLLRPESLDPDMIDERARINLNVVHVNELAILHLDEPRGR; translated from the coding sequence GTGCCCGCTACCACCCGCCAGCGCAAGAAATCCATTCTCCGACGCCTCGTCATCCCGGCGGTCGCCATGGCCGTGCTGGGCTATTTCGGGTTCCATTCGGTCAGCGGTGAATTCGGCATCGCCGGACGCGAGCGGATCGAGCGCGAGGTGGCTGCGCTGGAGGCCCAGCTGGCGGAACTCCGCTACGAGCGCGAGCATCTTGCGACCCGCGTCAGCCTGCTGCGTCCGGAGAGCCTCGATCCGGACATGATCGACGAGCGGGCCCGCATCAATCTCAATGTTGTCCATGTCAATGAACTGGCGATCCTGCACCTCGACGAGCCGCGGGGCAGGTAA
- the pdhA gene encoding pyruvate dehydrogenase (acetyl-transferring) E1 component subunit alpha yields the protein MAATNKSSAGTRAKGATRSSGAAKSAAPAIAEFSKDEELHAYREMLLIRRFEEKAGQLYGMGLIGGFCHLYIGQEAVVVGMQMAKKDGDQMITGYRDHGHMLAMDLDPKGVMAELTGRRGGLSKGKGGSMHMFSKEKHFYGGHGIVGAQVALGTGIGFANKYTGNGNVAMAFFGDGASNQGQVYESFNMAELWKLPVIYVIENNKYGMGTSVERASATTDLSQRGLSFGIPGEQVDGMDVRAVKAASDKALAWCREGKGPYILEMITYRYRGHSMSDPAKYRSKDEVQKMRTEHDPIEQVRVRLLENGWATDDDLKAIDRDVRAIVAESAEFAQNDPEPDVSELYTDILL from the coding sequence ATGGCCGCTACGAACAAGTCTTCCGCCGGTACGCGCGCGAAAGGCGCCACCCGGTCCAGCGGTGCAGCCAAATCGGCCGCACCTGCCATCGCGGAGTTCAGCAAGGACGAGGAACTCCACGCCTACCGCGAAATGCTCCTGATCCGCCGCTTCGAGGAGAAGGCGGGCCAGCTCTACGGCATGGGCCTCATCGGCGGCTTCTGCCATCTCTACATCGGCCAGGAAGCCGTTGTGGTCGGCATGCAGATGGCCAAGAAGGACGGTGACCAGATGATCACCGGCTACCGCGACCACGGCCACATGCTGGCCATGGATCTCGACCCGAAGGGCGTGATGGCGGAGCTCACCGGGCGTCGGGGCGGCCTGTCGAAGGGCAAGGGCGGCTCCATGCACATGTTCTCCAAGGAGAAGCACTTCTACGGCGGCCACGGCATCGTCGGCGCCCAGGTGGCGCTTGGCACCGGCATCGGCTTTGCCAACAAGTACACCGGCAACGGCAACGTCGCGATGGCCTTCTTCGGGGACGGCGCGTCCAACCAGGGCCAGGTCTACGAGAGCTTCAACATGGCCGAGCTGTGGAAGCTGCCGGTCATCTACGTGATCGAGAACAACAAGTACGGCATGGGCACGAGCGTGGAACGCGCGTCGGCCACGACCGACCTGTCGCAGCGCGGCCTGTCCTTCGGCATCCCCGGCGAGCAGGTCGACGGCATGGACGTGCGCGCCGTGAAGGCCGCCTCCGACAAGGCGCTCGCCTGGTGCCGCGAGGGCAAGGGCCCGTACATTCTCGAGATGATCACCTACCGCTACCGCGGCCACTCGATGTCCGACCCGGCGAAGTATCGCTCCAAGGACGAAGTGCAGAAGATGCGCACCGAGCACGATCCGATCGAGCAGGTCCGCGTCCGCCTGTTGGAGAACGGCTGGGCGACCGACGACGACCTGAAGGCCAT